In the Candidatus Cybelea sp. genome, GAATTGCTTCGGCCGGCCCAGGCGCCTGCCGCTTCCCGCCGCGACGATCGCGGCGCCCCACCTCAAGAGGCGACGCCTTCGCGCTTCGGACGGGCGAAAATCATGCGGCCGGCGACCGTCTGCAGGACGCTGGTCACGATAACGTCGATCTCTTCTCCGATCAAACGCCGGCCGTGCTCGACCACGATCATCGTTCCGTCTTCGAGATAGCCGATGCCTTGATGCCCTTCCTTGCCTTCGCGGATGACCGCGACGTGCAGCTCTTCACCCGGCAGCACGACCGGTTTGACGGCGTTCGCGAGCTCGTTGACGTTGAGGACCGCGACGCCTTCGACGTGCGCGACGCGATTGAGATTGTAGTCGTTGGTAACGAGTTTTGCGCCGAGCTCCTGCGCGAGGCGAACGAGACGAGCGTCGACGTTCCCCATCGGCATGTCGTCGTAATCGCGCTCGGTAATCTCGAAGGTCGTCAGCTCTTGCAGGCGGCTGAGTACGTCGAAGCCGCGGCGGCCGCGCGTGCGCTTGAGCGGATCGACCGAATCGGCGATCGACTGCAGCTCGCGCAGCACGAAGCGAGGCACGACCAGCGCACCATCCAAAAATCCACTCTCGACGATGTCGACGATGCGCCCATCGACGATCGCCGATGTGTCGACGAGCTTCGACGTTGTGCTGCCGCCGCCGCCGGCTCCGTGCGGCAGCGGTACGATCTTCGTCTTCGCGCCGATTCTCGCACCGAGGTACGCGGCAAAGGTCGCCATGAAGAGGTAGAGGACGATCGCGATGTACGTGCCCGAACGTCCAACGTCGGAGATCAGTTCGAAGACGATTCCCTTGATCAGAAACGCGACGAGCAGGCCGACGACCAGACCGACCGCGCCCCCGGCGATCTCCGCCGGCGTCAAGCGCTCGATCGCGCCTTCAGCCTGAGTGAGCTGGCCCTCGAAAAGCGCTTGCGCCGCCGGTGCGAGCAGCGCGCC is a window encoding:
- a CDS encoding PIN domain-containing protein, yielding MTGFLLGREAYFSLFSPHFASETWQLIFLIGSPVVGAILGALLAPAAQALFEGQLTQAEGAIERLTPAEIAGGAVGLVVGLLVAFLIKGIVFELISDVGRSGTYIAIVLYLFMATFAAYLGARIGAKTKIVPLPHGAGGGGSTTSKLVDTSAIVDGRIVDIVESGFLDGALVVPRFVLRELQSIADSVDPLKRTRGRRGFDVLSRLQELTTFEITERDYDDMPMGNVDARLVRLAQELGAKLVTNDYNLNRVAHVEGVAVLNVNELANAVKPVVLPGEELHVAVIREGKEGHQGIGYLEDGTMIVVEHGRRLIGEEIDVIVTSVLQTVAGRMIFARPKREGVAS